A genomic segment from Variovorax paradoxus B4 encodes:
- the ahpF gene encoding alkyl hydroperoxide reductase subunit F has product MLDASTKAQLKSYLERATQPIEIVASLDDSKASGEMLSLLKDVAEASPLVKLTESRDDNHRKPSFSVNRPSENHGPRFAGLPMGHEFTSLILALLQVGGYPPKVEQAVLDQIRALDGDFEFEIYVSLTCHNCPDVVQALNLMAIQNPRIRTTMIEGGTFQDEVKERQVMAVPTVFLNGTEFGQGRMSLEEILAKIDTSGVEREAKKIAAKDPFDVLIVGGGPAGAAAAVYAARKGIRTGVASERFGGQVLDTLGIENFISIKETEGPKFAHALEEHVRDYDVDIMNLQRAKALVPGKDLIEVQLESGASLKSKSIIISTGARWRNINVPGEHEFKNKGVAYCPHCDGPLFKGKRVAVIGGGNSGVEAAIDLAGIVGHVTLIEFDTALRADAVLQRKLKSLKNVDVFTNAQTTEITGDQKVNGLVYKDRATGELKKVELEGVFIQIGLVPNTDWLKGVVELTKHGEIVVDARGQTSVPGVFAAGDVTTVPFKQIIIAAGDGAKAALGAFDHLIRTSAPVEQATV; this is encoded by the coding sequence ATGCTCGACGCCAGCACCAAAGCCCAATTGAAGAGTTACCTCGAACGCGCCACGCAGCCGATCGAGATCGTCGCCTCGCTCGACGACAGCAAGGCCTCGGGCGAAATGCTGTCGCTGCTGAAGGACGTCGCCGAAGCGTCGCCGCTGGTCAAGCTGACCGAAAGCCGCGACGACAACCATCGCAAGCCCTCTTTCTCGGTCAACCGCCCGAGCGAGAACCACGGCCCGCGTTTCGCCGGCCTGCCGATGGGTCATGAATTCACGTCGCTGATCCTCGCGCTGCTGCAGGTCGGCGGCTATCCTCCCAAGGTCGAACAGGCGGTGCTCGACCAGATCCGCGCACTCGACGGCGACTTCGAGTTCGAGATCTATGTCTCGCTCACCTGCCACAACTGCCCCGACGTGGTCCAGGCGCTGAATCTGATGGCCATCCAGAACCCGCGCATCCGCACCACCATGATCGAGGGCGGCACCTTCCAGGACGAGGTCAAGGAGCGCCAGGTGATGGCCGTGCCCACCGTGTTCCTGAACGGCACCGAATTCGGCCAGGGCCGCATGAGCCTGGAAGAGATCCTCGCGAAGATCGACACCAGCGGCGTCGAGCGCGAAGCGAAGAAGATCGCCGCCAAGGACCCGTTCGACGTGCTGATCGTCGGCGGCGGCCCCGCTGGTGCCGCGGCTGCCGTGTATGCGGCGCGCAAGGGCATTCGCACCGGCGTGGCCTCGGAGCGCTTCGGCGGCCAGGTGCTCGACACGCTGGGCATCGAGAACTTCATCTCGATCAAGGAGACCGAAGGACCGAAGTTCGCCCACGCCCTCGAAGAGCATGTGCGCGACTACGACGTCGACATCATGAACCTGCAGCGCGCCAAGGCGCTGGTGCCGGGCAAGGACCTCATCGAGGTCCAGCTCGAGAGTGGCGCCTCGCTGAAGAGCAAATCGATCATCATCTCGACCGGTGCGCGCTGGCGCAACATCAACGTGCCCGGCGAGCACGAGTTCAAGAACAAGGGCGTGGCCTACTGCCCGCATTGCGACGGCCCGCTGTTCAAGGGCAAGCGCGTGGCGGTGATCGGCGGCGGCAATTCGGGCGTCGAGGCGGCCATCGACCTGGCCGGCATCGTGGGCCATGTCACGCTGATCGAGTTCGACACCGCGCTGCGCGCCGACGCCGTGCTGCAGCGCAAGCTCAAGAGCCTGAAGAACGTCGACGTGTTCACCAACGCGCAGACCACCGAGATCACCGGCGACCAGAAGGTCAACGGCCTGGTCTACAAGGACCGCGCGACGGGCGAGCTGAAGAAGGTCGAACTCGAAGGCGTGTTCATCCAGATCGGCCTGGTGCCCAACACCGATTGGCTCAAGGGCGTGGTCGAGTTGACCAAGCACGGCGAAATCGTGGTCGACGCCAGGGGCCAGACCTCGGTGCCGGGCGTATTCGCCGCGGGCGACGTGACGACCGTGCCGTTCAAGCAGATCATCATCGCGGCCGGCGACGGCGCGAAGGCGGCGCTCGGTGCTTTCGATCACCTGATCCGGACCTCGGCCCCGGTCGAGCAGGCGACCGTCTAA
- a CDS encoding pyruvate, water dikinase regulatory protein — translation MHTRTVFFISDGTGITAETFGNAVLAQFEMKPRHVRLPFTDTVDKAHQAVRQINHTAELEGVRPIVFTTLANMEVLEVIETGCKGMLLDMFGTFVRPLEIELAVKSNHRIGRFSDVSKSKEYDARIAAIDFSLAHDDGQSNRDLEGADVILVGVSRSGKTPTSLYLAMQHGLKAANYPLIPEDFERRQLPPALMPHRKKIFGLTIQPERLSQIRNERRPDSRYASLENCRNEVSEAEAMMRRAGIRWLSTTTKSIEEIATTILQELKPERLTY, via the coding sequence ATGCATACACGCACCGTTTTCTTCATTTCCGATGGCACCGGCATCACGGCAGAAACATTTGGTAACGCCGTGCTGGCCCAATTCGAGATGAAACCGCGCCATGTGCGGCTGCCGTTCACCGACACGGTCGACAAGGCGCACCAGGCGGTACGGCAGATCAACCACACGGCCGAGCTGGAAGGCGTGCGCCCCATCGTCTTCACGACGCTGGCGAACATGGAAGTGCTGGAGGTGATCGAAACCGGCTGCAAGGGCATGCTGCTCGACATGTTCGGCACCTTCGTGCGGCCGCTGGAGATCGAGCTGGCGGTGAAATCGAACCACCGCATCGGCCGCTTCAGCGACGTCAGCAAGAGCAAGGAATACGATGCCCGCATTGCGGCCATCGACTTCAGCCTGGCCCACGACGACGGCCAGAGCAACCGGGATCTCGAAGGCGCCGACGTGATCCTGGTGGGCGTGAGCCGCAGCGGCAAGACGCCGACTTCGCTTTACCTGGCGATGCAGCACGGCCTGAAGGCGGCCAACTACCCGCTGATTCCCGAAGACTTCGAACGCCGCCAGCTGCCGCCGGCCCTGATGCCCCATCGCAAGAAGATCTTCGGGCTCACGATCCAGCCCGAGCGGCTGAGCCAGATCCGCAACGAGCGCCGGCCGGATTCGCGCTACGCCAGCCTCGAGAACTGCCGCAACGAGGTGAGCGAGGCCGAGGCCATGATGCGCCGGGCCGGCATCCGGTGGCTGTCGACGACGACCAAGTCGATCGAGGAAATTGCCACCACCATCCTGCAGGAGCTGAAGCCGGAGCGGCTGACGTACTGA
- the ppsA gene encoding phosphoenolpyruvate synthase — MSALFDATALVVPFENLRMTDVESVGGKNASLGEMISQLPQGVRVPTGFATTAHAFRQFLAHDGLADKISKRLAALDTEDVRALAAAGAEIRAMVEAQPFPADLQKAIADAFAKLSAGNPAASFAVRSSATAEDLPDASFAGQQETFLNVVGIDDVLHKMKEVFASLYNDRAISYRVHKGFAHDVVALSAGVQRMVRSDLGAAGVMFTIDTESGFEDVVFITSSYGLGETVVQGAVNPDEFYVHKPTLRAGKKAVIRRNLGSKLIQMEFASPEEKKATGKLVKTTDVKTEQRNRYSLSDADVEQLAKYALVIEEHYGRPMDIEWGKDGTDGQLYILQARPETVKSQQQGKAEQRYKLLGKGAVLAEGRAIGQKIGTGPVRLVHNISEMDKVQAGDVLVTDMTDPNWEPVMKRAAAIVTNRGGRTCHAAIIARELGIPAVVGCGDATDLLKDGTLVTVSCAEGDTGFIYDGLLETEVTEVQRGVMPEIDIKLMMNVGNPQLAFDFAQLPNHGVGLARLEFIINNNIGVHPKAILDYPNVDNDLKKAVESVARGHASPRAFYVDKVAEGIATIAAAFWPKQVIVRLSDFKSNEYRKLIGGSRYEPEEENPMLGFRGAARYLSKDFGEAFAMECEALKRVRNDMGLVNVQIMVPFVRTLGQAERVTTLLGEHGLKRGENELKLIMMCEVPSNAILPEEFLKYFDGFSIGSNDLTQLTLGLDRDSGLELLAADFDERDPAVKALLSRVIKACKAEGKYVGICGQGPSDHPDFALWLAEQGIESISLNPDSVIDTWQQLAKR, encoded by the coding sequence ATGTCTGCACTTTTCGACGCGACCGCCCTGGTCGTACCGTTTGAAAACCTGAGGATGACCGACGTCGAGTCGGTCGGCGGCAAGAACGCCAGCCTCGGCGAAATGATCTCGCAGCTGCCGCAGGGCGTGCGGGTGCCCACGGGCTTCGCGACCACGGCGCACGCGTTCCGCCAGTTCCTGGCCCACGACGGCCTGGCCGACAAGATCAGCAAGCGGCTCGCCGCCCTGGACACCGAAGACGTGCGGGCGCTGGCCGCGGCCGGTGCCGAGATCCGTGCCATGGTCGAGGCCCAGCCTTTCCCGGCCGACCTGCAGAAAGCCATTGCCGACGCCTTCGCGAAACTGAGCGCCGGCAATCCCGCCGCCTCGTTCGCCGTGCGTTCCTCGGCCACGGCCGAAGACCTGCCGGACGCTTCTTTTGCCGGTCAGCAGGAAACCTTCCTCAACGTGGTCGGCATCGACGACGTGCTACACAAGATGAAGGAAGTCTTTGCTTCCCTCTACAACGACCGCGCCATCAGCTACCGCGTGCACAAGGGCTTCGCGCACGACGTGGTCGCGCTCTCGGCCGGTGTGCAGCGCATGGTCCGCTCCGACCTCGGCGCGGCCGGCGTGATGTTCACCATCGACACCGAATCGGGCTTCGAAGACGTGGTGTTCATCACCTCCAGCTACGGCCTCGGTGAAACGGTGGTGCAGGGCGCCGTGAACCCCGACGAGTTCTATGTCCACAAGCCCACGCTGCGTGCCGGCAAGAAAGCCGTGATCCGCCGCAACCTGGGCTCCAAGCTGATCCAGATGGAGTTCGCGTCGCCCGAGGAGAAAAAGGCCACCGGCAAGCTGGTGAAGACCACCGACGTCAAGACCGAGCAGCGCAACCGCTATTCGCTCAGCGACGCCGACGTCGAGCAACTCGCCAAATATGCGCTCGTCATTGAAGAACACTATGGCCGCCCGATGGACATCGAGTGGGGCAAGGACGGCACCGACGGCCAGCTCTACATCCTGCAGGCGCGCCCCGAAACCGTGAAGAGCCAGCAGCAGGGTAAGGCCGAGCAGCGCTACAAGCTGCTGGGCAAGGGGGCGGTGCTCGCCGAAGGTCGTGCCATCGGCCAGAAAATCGGCACCGGCCCCGTGCGGCTCGTGCACAACATCAGCGAAATGGACAAGGTCCAGGCCGGCGACGTGCTGGTCACCGACATGACCGACCCCAACTGGGAACCGGTGATGAAGCGCGCCGCCGCCATCGTCACCAACCGCGGCGGGCGCACCTGCCACGCGGCCATCATTGCGCGCGAACTCGGCATTCCGGCCGTGGTCGGCTGCGGCGACGCCACCGACCTGCTGAAGGACGGCACGCTGGTGACCGTGAGCTGCGCCGAGGGCGACACCGGCTTCATCTACGACGGCCTGCTCGAAACCGAGGTGACCGAAGTGCAGCGCGGCGTGATGCCCGAGATCGACATCAAGCTGATGATGAACGTCGGCAACCCGCAGCTCGCCTTCGACTTCGCGCAGCTGCCGAACCATGGCGTCGGCCTGGCGCGGCTCGAGTTCATCATCAACAACAACATCGGCGTGCACCCGAAGGCGATCCTCGACTACCCGAACGTCGACAACGACCTGAAGAAGGCCGTCGAATCGGTGGCCCGCGGCCATGCCTCGCCGCGCGCTTTCTATGTCGACAAGGTGGCCGAAGGCATCGCAACCATTGCCGCGGCCTTCTGGCCCAAGCAGGTGATCGTGCGCCTGTCGGACTTCAAGTCGAACGAATACCGCAAGCTGATCGGCGGCAGCCGCTACGAGCCGGAAGAAGAAAACCCGATGCTCGGCTTCCGTGGCGCCGCGCGCTACCTGAGCAAGGATTTCGGCGAGGCCTTTGCCATGGAATGCGAGGCGCTCAAGCGCGTGCGCAACGACATGGGCCTGGTCAACGTGCAGATCATGGTGCCCTTCGTGCGGACGCTGGGCCAGGCCGAACGCGTGACCACGCTGCTTGGCGAACATGGCCTGAAGCGCGGCGAGAACGAGCTCAAGCTGATCATGATGTGCGAGGTGCCGAGCAATGCCATCCTGCCGGAAGAGTTCCTGAAGTACTTCGACGGCTTCTCGATCGGCTCGAACGACCTGACCCAGCTGACGCTCGGGCTGGACCGCGATTCGGGGCTCGAGCTGCTGGCCGCCGACTTCGACGAGCGCGACCCGGCCGTCAAGGCGCTGCTGAGCCGCGTCATCAAGGCCTGCAAGGCCGAGGGCAAGTACGTCGGCATCTGCGGCCAGGGCCCCAGCGACCACCCGGACTTCGCGCTCTGGCTGGCGGAGCAGGGCATCGAGTCGATCTCCCTCAATCCGGACAGCGTCATCGACACCTGGCAGCAGCTCGCCAAGCGCTGA
- the rpsF gene encoding 30S ribosomal protein S6: MRHYEIILLIHPDQSEQVPAMLERYKGLITAGGGKVHRVEDWGRRQLAYQINKLSKAHYLCVNIEAEQTVMGELEHAFKFNDAVLRHLTVQKKKAETGPSSMMKTVEREEARKAQQAEYAANNS, encoded by the coding sequence ATGCGTCACTACGAAATCATTTTGCTGATCCACCCGGATCAGAGCGAACAAGTTCCGGCCATGCTGGAGCGCTACAAGGGCCTCATCACGGCCGGCGGCGGCAAGGTCCACCGCGTTGAAGACTGGGGCCGTCGCCAGCTGGCCTACCAGATCAACAAGCTCAGCAAGGCGCACTACCTGTGCGTCAACATCGAAGCCGAGCAAACCGTGATGGGCGAACTGGAACACGCGTTCAAGTTCAACGACGCCGTGCTGCGCCACCTCACCGTTCAGAAGAAGAAGGCCGAAACCGGTCCTTCGTCGATGATGAAGACGGTCGAGCGCGAAGAAGCCCGCAAGGCTCAGCAGGCCGAATACGCCGCCAACAACAGCTGA
- the priB gene encoding primosomal replication protein N — protein sequence MTAAAAAATGVNQLLLSASVAELGALRYTPAGLPAIDLKLEHESTLQEAGKARQVKAALRAVAFGAIAERLATQSMGSLWRFQGFLATPGNGKHPVLHIQDFQQD from the coding sequence GTGACCGCTGCCGCTGCTGCGGCAACCGGAGTCAATCAGCTTCTGCTGAGCGCCTCGGTTGCCGAACTCGGAGCCTTGCGATATACGCCCGCCGGCCTTCCCGCCATCGATCTGAAGCTCGAACACGAGTCGACGCTCCAGGAAGCAGGAAAAGCCAGGCAGGTGAAAGCGGCCCTCAGGGCCGTTGCCTTCGGTGCCATCGCCGAACGGCTCGCAACGCAGTCGATGGGAAGTCTCTGGCGTTTTCAGGGCTTTCTCGCGACACCGGGCAATGGCAAGCATCCGGTCCTGCACATCCAGGATTTTCAGCAAGATTAA
- the rpsR gene encoding 30S ribosomal protein S18, translated as MATFKKFNKDKRPKRNTQSLLFKRKRFCRFTVAGVEEIDYKDIDTLRDFISENGKIIPARLTGTRAIYQRQLNTAIKRARFLAMVPYSDQHRV; from the coding sequence ATGGCCACGTTCAAGAAATTCAACAAAGACAAGCGCCCGAAGCGCAACACCCAGTCGCTGCTGTTCAAGCGCAAGCGCTTCTGCCGCTTCACTGTCGCTGGCGTCGAGGAAATCGACTACAAGGACATCGACACGCTGCGTGACTTCATCAGCGAAAACGGCAAGATCATCCCCGCCCGCCTGACCGGCACGCGCGCGATCTACCAGCGCCAGCTGAACACCGCCATCAAGCGCGCGCGCTTCCTGGCCATGGTGCCGTACAGCGACCAGCACCGCGTCTAA
- the rplI gene encoding 50S ribosomal protein L9: MQIILLDKVLNVGGLGDIVKVKDGYARNFLIPTGRARRATAANKAEFEAKRVELEKAAAAKLAESQAQGEKLGGTTVKLTQKAGVDGRLFGSVTNGDIAEELGKQGYKVAKSQVRLPNGPIKVVGDSTVSVALHTDVVVDITVTVYGETA; encoded by the coding sequence ATGCAAATCATTCTTCTGGACAAGGTCCTGAACGTCGGCGGCCTCGGCGACATCGTCAAGGTCAAGGACGGCTACGCACGCAACTTCCTGATCCCGACGGGCCGCGCCCGCCGCGCCACCGCCGCCAACAAGGCCGAATTCGAAGCCAAGCGCGTCGAACTCGAAAAGGCTGCGGCCGCCAAGCTGGCCGAATCGCAAGCCCAGGGCGAAAAGCTCGGCGGCACGACCGTCAAGCTGACCCAAAAGGCCGGCGTGGACGGCCGCCTGTTCGGCTCGGTCACCAACGGCGACATCGCCGAAGAACTGGGCAAGCAAGGCTACAAGGTTGCCAAGTCGCAAGTGCGCCTGCCCAACGGCCCGATCAAGGTCGTCGGCGACAGCACCGTGAGCGTTGCGCTGCACACCGACGTGGTGGTCGACATCACCGTGACGGTCTACGGCGAAACCGCCTGA